The window TGCTTCGTCTCGGGTTCGAGAGCAGGCGTGAGAACAAGGGGCGGACTCGGCACAAGCAGTTGCCCCTCGAGAACCACAGCGTCGATCGTCAACGGAGACAGGTCGACAGTCTCGACCACGGAGACGTCGGTGAGCTTGATAGGGTAATCGTTCTCGTCGAGCGTGAAGACGCCGGTGACCTGCACGGGCTCGTAGTGGTTCTCAACGAGATCGTCGATGACGTCGGGTCGCGCGTAGCAGTCTATGAGGCGATTCGTGACCGGGTGACGGATGACGACCTTGTTCTCCTCGAAGTCCACGCGCACCAAGTCCCCAGTGACTGTCATGGTCGCGGTCTCCTCAGGAACGCGCAGCCATGACTCAGCGGTCCTGCCGGATCTCGCATCCAGTGTCACGCTCGCGCCGGACCTTTCCATGTCGAGCTTCCAGGTGTCGCCAGGTCGGGGCAGGAAACGCGCGAGTTCGCGCAGCATGCGATTACGGAGGAACGAATCGGGCATCCGCTCGCGCAGCGCCTCCCGATCCCCATCGGAAACAGCACGCGCGACCTCCAATGCTCTTCCCAGGAGGTCGGTCGGAGACGTCAGGTCTGGCTGCTGTCGGATGTCCCATAGCTCGATCGGCATGGCGTAGCTGCCGGACTCGGGGGCTCTGCACACCAGCTCGTAGTGTTGCCGCAGCTCCTGACCAGGCTTGAAGCGCTCATTCACGCTATGTTCCAGCGCCTGCGCACCCAGCAGCCACACCGCCGTTTGCAGCCCGCGCAGCGTCTGCGCAAGCACTTCCGAGGAAATCGACGAGTCCTCGCCGGACAGAAAGCGAAGTGTTGCCTCGTCCAACTGCCGACCATGCATATGCGCACCCCCTGACCGCACATTCTGTTCGATGTGCCGTGTCAGGACAACCGAATGGCTTGCCGACGCCTCGGCGCATCTTGGTCGTCTGCCCGCTCAGCTGCGCGATCGCGTCTCGTCCGCTGGCAAGAGAAGTGTGGAGCCCGGTCCATGCGTCGTCTTGGTTCTTGAAGCGGAATGGTGTCCGGCTTCGAGCGTGACGGTGTCCGGATTGGACCCGAATGGTGTCCGGCTTCGACCGGAATACGGACTCACCAATCGGGGTCTCCGCTACAGGGACTCGATGACTTCGACGCCCATCCGGCGCGCCTCCACAGCAAGCAGTGAGGTGTTCCTCACGGTGGAATCCGCGGCGAGCGCGAATACCGCATCGACGGAGTTCAGGAGCCGCGGCGTCTCCCAGGGCGGCACGAAAGGCTCGAGAGGCAGTGCGAACCCCAAGCGCCCGCGCATCCACTGCTCGAAGTCCGACTCCCCGATCCCTTGACCCACGAGCCGCAGTGAAACCTCCGAGTGGTCCTGTCCGGCGTACCAGTCGACTATCTGGTCGAGCCCCTTGCGACGCCAGTGGTGGTTGATCTTCCCGACGTACGCGTAGACTCGGGGGCGACCAGCGACACGCCGTTCGCCGGCCCCGAACGCCGTCTCGTCGATCTCGTAGATCGGCCGACACTCCGTCTTCGCGCCGGTCGCGCTGATGATGGGCTCGTGATCCTCGTCTGTGATCACCAGCTGCGCATCACGGAGCACGTCGCGCAGGATCGTACTGTAGCCCGGATGATCCAGGAACTTGGCGATGTCACTGCCTCCGTGCCGAACGAGGTGCGGCACGCCTGTGAGCTTCGAGGCCAGGTGCGCCGCGATGCCGTACGGCACGAGGTACCCGGACTCGAGCTGGTCCCATTCGCCCGATCGCAGCACGCTGAGCAGCTCGTTCAGCAGCCGCTCCAAGTAGTCCGGACTCTCTGGGATATGCCACGGCACCGGCCCAGGAACATCGTGGAGACGCAGTCCCCTTTCGCGAACGAGCCAGTCCAAGTGCTCCTCGCAACCGGCGATACGATACGCCGCCTCGATGCTTCCGGAGTTCGTCACCACCGCCACGTCGTGTCCAGCGTCCAGCAACCGCCGCACATGCCAGTAGGTACGCGCAGCGATCCCGCCTTCGATTGGCGGGAACTTGCTAACGATACATACGCGCACGATCGCCACTTCCGTAGAACTCCCCGACATCGAAACCCGTCGGGAGTGCGCCGCGGTTCTCCACGAACACGTAGTGGAAGAGGTCGAACATCACGGCGTCGAGCGGGGACTTCACCCAACGACGGAATGGATGCGATGCAAGATCGGCTTCGGACACGAATCCACGTGCGAGTGTCTCGATCTGTGGCGCTATCCGTGCCACGGCCGCCGGCATTCCGGACTTCTTCCGATTCAGAAGGTCCGACACGCCGTAGTGGTCGAACAGCGGCCTCGCTGCCTCCTTGAGAACACGCTTCGTCTCGCCCCCAAGCACCTTGGCCTCGATGGGAAGAGAAAGCGCCAGCTCGACGAGATCGTCGTGGAGGTATGCCGGGCGGACTTCAAAGCCGAAGGCGGAGCAGGACCTGTCGACACTCCAAAGGTGATAGTTGGAGAGGCCACCACGGATCAGGAAGTCGAATAGGTTGCGTCGGTAGACGGACTCATCTTCCGGCCGCGGAAACAGCCTGCTCACCTGCTCGGCGACAGCATCGGGCGACCCGATGGCATCAAGCCGCCCGCGAATCCGATCGGAGAAGCCGAGCGGGTGGGTGTGGGCCCAGTAGTACCCGCCGAACAGCTCATCCGCGCCCTCGCCGGAGAATGCCACACGCACGTGCTCGGAGATCCTGCGCGACAACATCTGGAACGCCATGCCCCCATGGATGTCGAACACTCCGCCGGCGACAACGTTCTCGTAGTGGTGCACAAAGACGGGGAGCTCGCGGAGGTAGTCGTCCACCGTCACGCGGAATTCGTGATGGTCGGCACCCACCGCTGCGGCGACCTCACGTGCGGCCAGGAGATCTGGCGTGTCGCCGCCGTCCGCGAGAGTGAACGTCAGGGGTGGACCGTCCTGCAACTGGGCTGCAAGCATCACCAGCAGCGACGAGTCGACACCGCCCGAAAGATAGAACCCCTTGTCCAGGGGATCATGATGCAGCATCTGCCCGAGCCCGCTTCGCAGGCACTTGAGCACAGCTGCTGCGGAGTCCGCACAGGATTCTGCGCCGCCATGTCGCGCTGGCTCTGGCTCCCAGTACTTGTGAACTAGGACTCGCCCGCCAGAGACTTCAACGACGCATCCCGGCGGAACCTGCTTGATACTGGCGAATGGAGTTCGACCAGGCGAGCTGATGTAGCCGAATACGCAGGTCTCATCCATCGCCTGCTCGTCGAGGGCCGTTGACACCCGGCTGTCGGCCAAGATCGCCTTCATCTCCGAGCCGAAGACGACTTCATCACCCACGATGGAATAGAACAGCGGCTTGATCCCGAGTCGGTCGCGCGCCATCAACGTGCGGTTCTGGTTCAGGACAACAATGGAAAATATCCCGCGGAGTAGGCCCAATCCCTGCCACCCTTCACGCTGAACCAGGTGGTGAATCAGGTGTGACTCGGGATCCAATGAATCGAGAGCGCCGAGGTTCATCTCTCGAGCGAGTGTCAGGTAGTTGTACAACTCGCCGTTCAGCAGGACCAGCGTCCCGTCCTGCAACCGCGGCATCGGACAGGTCGGGGACCCCACAATTCCCAGTCGGCATCCACCAACCGATGATCCGAGTAGGGACAGGAGATCAAACGAATCCGGGCCCCGGTGTTGAATACTCGACAACATGCGGTCAGCCAAGCTTGGGTCGACACGTCCCGAAATGCCACAGATGCCACACATCAGGCGGTCTCCAGCAGCTTGGCGGCTTCTGACAGACCCCAATAGGCGTAGGCCGTGCCCTCGTCGATGAAGTGGTACGCCCAGTAGCCCGAATCAAGCTGGCACGCGGAAAGCCAGCGCACCGCGCGCTCAACCATCCTGCGGTCGAGAATTTCGGGAAGGGAACATAGGCCCGCCAGTACCACACCTGTGCTCCATGGATCGCTGCCGATTGGGTGATTCCTCCACGGACCGAATCCTCCATCATCGTTCTGCTGTTCCCTGAGGAAGCTGATAGTCAAGCCCGACACCTGGTCAAGAGATGCCGCGTGTGCGGCACCAGCAGCCAGCAACACGAAACCGCCCTTGTAGGTAAGGCGAACCTGGGAGGCTAGATCCTGTTCCCAAAGCCTCCGCAGCACCTCGACCCGCGGTGAAGTGACCACCGCATCACAAAGCAAGGCGAACATGAGCGCGGTGTGCGGGATTCTCGCCGTGTCTCGGGTCGACTTCCCCCAAGCGCCGCCGGGGGACTCATTCCGACTGAGCCACGCCAGCGCAGCGTTGTACTCACTGTCCAAACCGGCATGTCTCATCAAAGTCGCGCACCACATGGTCTCCTCGACGTCACTCCAGCCCCCATCCGGCCGCTGAGACTGCACAATGGCCTCAAGGGCACAGACATCGATCGACCCAGTGATGACCATGATCCTCGCGACTCGTGTGCAATCTAGAAGCCTCGTGGCCATGCCCGAGAGGCTGTTGACGAGGGCGTCGTAAGCCCTGACCCCTGCTTCGGAAGGCGCCATTAGATGTCCGCCACCAGATGGTGCAAGGGAAGCTCGTGCTTCTTGTAGCACTCATGTCGTTGATCGATCGACAGCACGTCCATGCATTCCGAGCACACGTAGAAAATGCCCTCAGACTCCCCGTGCACCTCAGGAGCGAAAGGAGTCGACCAGGCGGAGTACTGGCCACAGCAACTGCATCTCAGGGTCTTCTTGGCCAAATCGACGGTCAATCCAATGTCTCCCGGCAGAATCGTCAGGTTCGCGTATCGGGTCTCAAAGAACGAGGCGAGTTTCCGAGCCAGGTCCACACGCAGCCCACCGCTCAGTTCCTCACCGAACTCAGACAGTACCACCAGTTTGTGGCCGTCCCCGCGGTACGCACGCATGAGGTCGTCTATGAACCAGACAACACCAGGTAGATAGAGGTGCCACTTCCGCCCGAGGACTTCCCTGCTCGTCTTCGATTCCGAGAAGTAGTCCAGCACGGAGAACCTCGACGCACCCGCTCCGTCGGGGGTCAGTGATCCGAGGTGAAGACAACTCAGCGAGCTAGCGCTCTCCGAGTAGGCGCCCGACACGCCGTTCGTCCATTTCGTGTCAGACGGAACGTCAATCTGGAAGTCCTGCCGCTCGCCACCGAGACTGTCCGCGGCTTTAATCACGAGCCCAATAGCATCGTCGCGTCCCGGCTTGTGCAAGGCTGGTCGAGCTCTCACGGTCAACGTACCGCCCTCATGCCCGTTTGGCACGAAATCCTCCAAGTTCAAGCGCACGCACTCAGACAGTGCGGGATTGGGAGGTGAGGTGATGACCCACGTGTCATAGAACTGCTGAGCCGCGCTCTCAATTGCTGGCCTGAGCCGTGAGAAGGCGCCTTCCGAGAGCACAGCGTGTAGCTTGTGCCCTCTCTGCTGGCCAACGGTCGGCCCTGTGCTCCGCCCCTTGCTTGCTTCCAATGCGAGATTGACTAAGGCCTGAAAATCGTCGAGATGGTCAGGATGATCGTGTGTGACGACGATCATGTTGACATCGCAAATTCCGAAGCCCTCACCGAGGAAGTTGCGCACAAATCCGTAGCCTGGATCGATCACAACTCCATAGTCGATCAGTCCGTCCTCGGCCGTCCGATAGAGGAAGTACCCACCCCCGTCTGATGCCGCCATGGCTGGAGTGTACGAATTCCACCTTTGCAGCACGCACAGGTACCAGCTTGACTCCTCGGACTTCTTCCGCTGCGCATAGAGCCGATTCGCTATCTGCTTTTGATTGCGGGCGATGACACCGTCGTAGTAGTGCGACGCATGACCGTATTCGTCGAAGGTCACACTGGGGTTGCTGCGCATTGCCTCATCAGCGCGCACACAGTTGCGATCGTCGTCAACGAACAGGCAGCGGAAGCTTCTGCGGCGACATCCGCGGCCGCCAGCGACGACACAGGAGAACCTGCGACGCGGACCACCGAGAACTCGATGCATGAGTGAGACCTGCTGCCTTCCAGCCTCGCTGTCGCGGCGGCACCGGACGAACTCCTGTGCCAAGAGGCGGCGCAGCGTTTCGTGCCGTCGTTCCACAGCCCGCTGCTGGCCAGCAGTGCCAGCGCTCTCGGCATCCACAGGCAAGACCGATCCGTCTTGCGAGAACAAGACCCTGAGCTCCAACCATTCCTGAAGCTCGAACCCTTTTGGCGGATCCTTGACTTCGGGCTTGACGCGCAGGCATCCTCGCTCGTCTGGTTCGGAGAACTGATCGATCAGATGCGCAGCAAGTCCGCGGACTTCGCCGCGAAGGGCGTCAGACGTGAGACCGCCCAGGAATGCAGGTGAGACTCCCACACCTGTTCGCACCTCGATCTCACCAGCACTCAGCAGGGAGGCTTCTATCGGCTCCACAGCAGTCAAGAGAGCTTGCAGATTCGGGAGGAGTTTGCGGCGCGCTTCGAGCTTCTGCGGCCGGTATACGACGTCTCCGCATAGGTTCTTCGCCAACGCCCGCATGTCCCCTGCCGGCCCGACTTCACAGCTCCAATACGCGCCGCCGAGTGTCATTATCTCGATGGCCGACCGAACCGCGCCTTCGGCAATAACTTCCCGCATTGGCGCACCGGAAGCGACGGATTCAAGGGCCTCTGCCGCTGCTGCTATCGCCGCCGCAGTGCAGGACAACCCATCGATCCAGTGAAAGACCGCCTGGTCCTTCTCCGATTTGTCAGAACCACTTTCGCGATATCTCGCCTCCACGGCTACCCGAACGGACTCCAGCGCGGTGAATCCAGTTGCATCCCACGCAAGCAACCCGTCGGCAGGCTGCTGCTCAGCATTACACTCGGACTTCAAGGCTTCTGCTAACGCGTCTGCGGCAGTTTCACAGATCTTCTGATTGAGTTCCGTCGCCACTGCAAACGACTGCAGCAGAGTGTTCCGCTTTCCGTGGCGGTAGGATGGCGATGCCAGAAGCGCACCAGAAAGCGAGAGCATATCCTGTTCATCTGGATCAACCAGGACGCGCGTTGCAGCGAGTGAGCTGCGATCGAAGCGGTCGACCCTTGCTCGACATGCCATGACCTGCGCTCGCAGAATCCAGTAAGACGGAATCGTATGTGCAGCGCGGGCGTTCTTGAGCCAGCGGTCCAACCATTCTACGGCTTCGGTCGATCGCTGCAACTTGAACAGAGACTCAGCCGCCATGAAGGCTGCTGGGAGTCCGACTGCATACAAGAAAAGCATGTGCTCGTTCGGGAACCGCCACGAGGGCGCTGCTGCTCCCGTTCCGGGCTGAAAGTACCCGGCGTCTTGCGACGTCAGAACAAACTCCGCGAGTTCCGCGAAACGGGCATAGGCCGTCTCGTGCTCACGCGCGTGAAAATATCCCTGGGCCTTGTTGTATTGCGCGACGAGCTCGTGAGGTGACTCTTTCTTGCCAGCAAGCTTACGAATGTAGTCGAGACAGTCTGTCGCGTGTGCGATGGCATGGTATCCGTTGTAACAAGCTGCGATCTCGTTGAAGTAGAGAACTCGAAGGACCTGCCACTCATGCTCTACGACTACATCACCACCATGCGCCGGGTCGGCGGGCAGTGATCGGGTCAAAGCCAGTGCGAGAAGATCCAGTTCGACCCCGGCGTGCTCTATGTCCCGCTCCTGCAGGAAGCATCGTGCTCGCTTCGCGACGAGAAGCCTCCGCCATGAGTCGTCCAGACTGCCGGGCTCGCACTGCCCGCTAAGGAACGAATCAGAGCATCCAACGAGTGTCTCGAGCCAGCCATCTTCGCTACCAATGCGGTCGCCCGGAGTCCATGCACCTGCGTACTCTCGGTTCTCGCCGGGCAGCAGAGTCAGCCTGATGGGCAGAGGGCGCAACTTGCCGTCGGTGCCATACCATTCACTTGGAAATTCCGGGAAATCGGCCTCGATCCGCAGCTTGCCGCGCTGCTGCGGTTCGTCGTTGTTGTAGTCCTCCTCGTCGATACCGATGTCATACAGGAGGGCGAAGTACTCAAGTGCAGTGAACTGCGATGCTTCCACGTTGCCCCCCGACTCGGACGGTCATCGACATCCGTGGCAGGATGAGCACTGCCGGCAGGCCAGCTCTCTATTCACGTTCTCCACGCCTCGCAGTGGGAACCTCATCTTGTCCTGCTTCTTGATCGCCGGCTTCTCGTACGTCTTGGCTTTCTTGGCAGCCATCCCTCACGCCTCCCTTGTTACAAGTCCTTCGGTTGCGCACTTCTCGAGCAACTCTGCGACATCTGCCCTGACGGTGTCCTCGCCCGTAGAATACTCGTCGGCAAGCTTGAGCACGATCGTCTCAAGCTCAGCCCCTCCCTCGAGCGCTTCCAGCACCTCGAACGCGATTCCGTTCACCTCGTAGTGCTCGCCGCTCTCCAAGTCAAGCGCCCAGAACGTCTCGGACGGACCCCTCCGGAGACGGAGCCCCTGTCTCAGGCGGTACATTCAACCGGCCTCCAACAATGCGGATCGGCGCCAAAGCAGTCGCCCGAAGCAAAGTGCGCCATCGCTCGGCATCCACGACACACCGCGACGAGATCGCACTCCGCGCAGTCCGCCAGGTTCGCCGGGTCCCGAACCTTCCAGAGGAAATCCGAGTCGTACCAGATCTTGAAGAGCCCATCCCGGAGCACATGCCCGAGCGCAATCGGCAATCGTCGACAAGGGTAGACAGTCCCATCGTGCATGATGGTGAGCGCGTTGGTTCCCACGGAACACATCGCCCCGACGGTCGGATCATCGCTATCGACAAGTGCGAAGAGCGGGCGGTACATCAAGACCCTGACGCGACGTTCTGCCACGCCGATAGCGTGGACCGTCTCAAAGACCTCTCGCGCCTCTCCGGGCGTCAGCATGGCA of the Actinomycetota bacterium genome contains:
- a CDS encoding PqqD family protein, which codes for MYRLRQGLRLRRGPSETFWALDLESGEHYEVNGIAFEVLEALEGGAELETIVLKLADEYSTGEDTVRADVAELLEKCATEGLVTREA
- a CDS encoding terpene cyclase/mutase family protein, translated to MFALLCDAVVTSPRVEVLRRLWEQDLASQVRLTYKGGFVLLAAGAAHAASLDQVSGLTISFLREQQNDDGGFGPWRNHPIGSDPWSTGVVLAGLCSLPEILDRRMVERAVRWLSACQLDSGYWAYHFIDEGTAYAYWGLSEAAKLLETA
- a CDS encoding asparagine synthase-related protein; translation: MLSSIQHRGPDSFDLLSLLGSSVGGCRLGIVGSPTCPMPRLQDGTLVLLNGELYNYLTLAREMNLGALDSLDPESHLIHHLVQREGWQGLGLLRGIFSIVVLNQNRTLMARDRLGIKPLFYSIVGDEVVFGSEMKAILADSRVSTALDEQAMDETCVFGYISSPGRTPFASIKQVPPGCVVEVSGGRVLVHKYWEPEPARHGGAESCADSAAAVLKCLRSGLGQMLHHDPLDKGFYLSGGVDSSLLVMLAAQLQDGPPLTFTLADGGDTPDLLAAREVAAAVGADHHEFRVTVDDYLRELPVFVHHYENVVAGGVFDIHGGMAFQMLSRRISEHVRVAFSGEGADELFGGYYWAHTHPLGFSDRIRGRLDAIGSPDAVAEQVSRLFPRPEDESVYRRNLFDFLIRGGLSNYHLWSVDRSCSAFGFEVRPAYLHDDLVELALSLPIEAKVLGGETKRVLKEAARPLFDHYGVSDLLNRKKSGMPAAVARIAPQIETLARGFVSEADLASHPFRRWVKSPLDAVMFDLFHYVFVENRGALPTGFDVGEFYGSGDRARMYR
- a CDS encoding glycosyltransferase, encoding MRVCIVSKFPPIEGGIAARTYWHVRRLLDAGHDVAVVTNSGSIEAAYRIAGCEEHLDWLVRERGLRLHDVPGPVPWHIPESPDYLERLLNELLSVLRSGEWDQLESGYLVPYGIAAHLASKLTGVPHLVRHGGSDIAKFLDHPGYSTILRDVLRDAQLVITDEDHEPIISATGAKTECRPIYEIDETAFGAGERRVAGRPRVYAYVGKINHHWRRKGLDQIVDWYAGQDHSEVSLRLVGQGIGESDFEQWMRGRLGFALPLEPFVPPWETPRLLNSVDAVFALAADSTVRNTSLLAVEARRMGVEVIESL